From the genome of Anopheles funestus chromosome 2RL, idAnoFuneDA-416_04, whole genome shotgun sequence:
CTACATCTTGTGCCGAACGGGTCGCAGATGAGCACATTCCTTGGAGGGGCATGAGACTGGCATCCTCACATATGCAGTTCCAAACAGCACAGTTAGCttgtggttcattctccttctccacacgccctgctcgcacacaccgccatttcgtgtgttgctggagtcttctggatcgcaggagtttgtggcgATCGTAAGcgcgatttccctgaacaatgcgtcTTCGGATTTCGCTTCTCATGTTGTTATCCGAAGTTACAATCTTACCaagatagcagaactcctctaccacctcgagatcgtcgctgttctatcacggtcagagcctacGGCAAataggtactttgtcttcgtcgtaTTGATCCTCAATCGAATTCTGTCGATTTCGTGTTTCAGATGAGCGttcgcgtcgcacaccgcctcagatgtccgtccgatgatgtcgatgtcatccgcgaggCCGAGAAATAGGCGAGAACGGGTAAAATTAGTGCCCCGGATTTCGAAGGCCGCGCCTCACCTTTCAGAACGATGTTAAACACAATCGTTCACAGAAcggaaaattgatgaaaatcaGAAATGGCATGCTAATTGCATTGCAATGGAGATTAGTAGCCTATAAAgaagaatatattttaattatacgTATATTAAAGTTACCAAAaactgattgaaaaaaaaaattagacatCTAcgctttttctttattcattacacattacaacaacaaaatcgcaTTTTGCGAAATTAAAAAGGTCAACGTTACCGCTATTAAATCGTGTACATTTCTGTACCTTACATTTCCGGATAAAACAATTACAACCACTTTCATTTTCACCTTTTACGATTATGGTAATAGCCAAAAACTGCGTCAACTTGATTTACAGGCCCTCCAATACCAAATGTTTACTAATTTGTTGTTATATACTACTTCCGCTTCCATGCGTAACCGTAATAACGAAAACGAGTGAAAATGCTTCTCCATACGTCTTACACCAGGCTCGTGCCTAATGtgtagggaaaaaaacacatcatggCACCAAAATATGGTAGCCTAAATGTTTGCCTAGTATAAACGATGGCTATTGAAAAACGATTGCACAAACCGGCAAGCGCTGCGAAAGTAGCCGCAGTGCAttccaaatgaaaacaaaaagacaatAAAGTGTACGCGTGACCCGAACGGAAGTACGCGGCGTTGATTGTGCAGACGGCAGTAGGTTCGTATTTTAATGGCGCTTGCTCTATCACAATGAGTCCGGTAGTTGTATGTACGTCTGCAAACTAGACTCCGGAAGCAAATTTACTAGTGACGCACTTCGTAAGCAAAGTTAGCGAGGGAATCCAGTCAGCTGGCATAACCTCTTTGGGATGAATATTTTGGTTAGCATAGAGAGAAAGTGATCATTCTTGAGCGTAGCTGTGTGGCCATCGCGAGCAAGTAGGCCTGGGTATTGCGGTCGAAATTCTTCCCTACCACAAAACTTCATACGCCGCGAACAGTTTGTGTGAAATGTATGCGATCGCGCAGGGTTGGAATGATGTGCGCTGTCATGAATACATAATAGTGTCAATGGCAGGTTTTCCTTGTGTATGCTAAATCGACGAAATGGACCATTGGTTTGAAAATCGAAATCTTCCACACATGTCGATgtcccgatttttttttctttaatttcttcAACGATTGCATCTCAACGCACACACCCACCGACAGAGATGTGTGTATGTAGTGAGGAACGCAAATAGCCATAGGACATTTGGTCGATTGGTGTGGACAACCAAAAACGGTCAAAGCTCACCTGTTGGCTTATTTGGTGACGCGCTGTACCGTAGTGCGGCCGCATTCAACGTGCCATCCCGTTCGATCAACACGAACCGAAGTGTCCGGTACGCAAACGCAGGGGTTGGAAAGTCTCGGCTGCGTGATTCGGACGTATAAAACAGTGGTGGCGTTCCAAATACCCTATCATTAGCTTTCCGTCATTTGCTTAATCAACATACCACCGCACCCAGGACACTGGTACACCTGAGTGAGAAGCGTAAgggcgagagaaagagagcgagtgtgtgtgtgtgagtgatcGTGTTGTGACTTAGTTATCTTGAACGCAGGTTGAATCCTTGCGCTCCTGTCAACGAAATGATGCCGGCTCGATCCTGTtcgatggtgttggtggttgTGGTGGCACTGATTGCTGGTGCTGCTTCTGGAGCCTCGATCGCGTCCAATTTGGTCGAGGAAGAGCGACCCAGAATCGCGACCAGTGAGGAGCTGCTGTCTTCGATTGTGAACGAGTGCTTCGATGGTGCGTCGGTCATGGGTTGCCTGAAGGGCAAGGTTCTGCTGTATCTGGACGGTATGCTGGGACTGCGACAGGAGGAAGCACGTGCCTTCGACGATGGTAACGTGGATGAAGTGATCTTCGATCGTGTTGGACGTGTTCTGGCTACCCACGAAATCCGTGTCCAGCTGCCTGAAGATACCGTTGTGAGCTATCGTGCCGACAAAGGTTTGGACATCGATGTGCTGCCGGCAGGACTTGCGACTGGTGAgtaaacacacacatgtacacacgGACATTACACTAACCCACTGCCCCGCCCCCCTAAAAACCCCTCCGTTGTCGGTGTGTCTCTCGCCTCCAACAGAAGCGGCCCGTGGTCACTTACTGAAGAAGAAACTCCTGCTTccagtgttgctgctgctgaagctgAAGATGAAGGCACTGATGCCGATCTTCCTCGGGCTGATCGGACTGAAGGCAATGAAGGCGCTCATGCTGTCCAAGTTGGCCATTACGCTTGTGCTCGGTTTCTTGATTGCGCAGCTCGTGAAGAAGTCGGGACTCGGTATGCCAATGTCGATGATGCCAATGATGCCACCAGCACCGGCCGCTGAGTATGGAGCGCCGGTACCTGCCTCTTCCACGCCTGCCTCCAGCTACGAACCATCGTCCTGGGAGTCATCCTCCGGACCGTACTCGCGTCTCTGGGAACCATCTACGTCTGGATCGTCTCACAGCCTCGCCTACAGCTCGTACTATCCTAGCTCGAGTGGCTCGAGCTCGTACACGGCTTACAATGCTGGTTCCAGCAGCTCCTCGTCCGTCGGCTCCGGTagctcttcctcttcctcctctccTTCCTCAGGATCCTCATCCTCTCCCTCTTCCTCGTCGAATGCAGCACACGCTTACTAGAAAGTGAACCGTACTGCGCCAGTCACGTAAACCCGTACACCAAAGCGAAGTCGCAACTTAGCCCCGGATGCGTACTTTGAGCCATTTCTTCCGGGAGGCCGATAGTAGACAACTCAACCCTCTACGGAAAGGTTGAAACGAACGGCGGTATCGTTAACTTTCTATCGCCACGATCCCCCGATTGGAGGTACATTTCCAATCGGTTACAATCGGAGAAACTGTGGCAATGTCTGTTTGCGATCATCCGCAACATCTGAGTACATCATGCGTGTACTATTGGCTTTGTGAGGGTAATTAGCTTAAGCCCTTTCCTTTATCCTTTTCTTCCTTGCGATCTATTTATTGTCTCCCTTGCGAAACGTTATTTATTGAATGAGGacataacaataaacaaatcaacGAAAATTCATCAAAACGAACGCTGAAATGATACTGCAATGATGCTACTATTATAGTTatagttttatgtttgtatttCAATACAGGTAAGTGAATTTTCTTTGCCAGAAAACTATTTTACGAATTTTGAAGGATGTCCGATATTTGAtaggaaaaatgatttatagTTTGCATTATTAAAGTTTGTATGAAAGAATCAGCGAGACCTAATCAACATCGCGATTTTTATTGGAGTTAATACATAAAAATTATACGGTGGGCACTGtcaatttgataaaaatatttttttttgcaatctttCTTCATTTCGAGCCTTCATTAATTGAGAAACTGAAAATTATACCCAACACTATTATTACAACTTCGattattatattaaaacttttaCAAACTACATgtgaacaaaaattgaaactataaacaatcaaacaaatgaacggtagaacaaaaaaaaatattttctttcttaaaggaagcaaaactacgtatgtaaaatatttttactttgaAATCATATAActtgttgtaaacaaacggtatTTACACCGACCGCCGCTGTCACTACGGTTTCTAATGTCGACATAAATGTGTAGATCTTGTCATTCGATCAAAACGGTTAGAACTGTGGTGAGTTTAGGTTTGCGaaaacttataaaatgggcggaatcacaaacaacgaacctctttttgtagaaaatcggCAAGGAATAAAGcaactaattttttgtttcgcaataGCGTTCCTAAAGAAAGTCTGAAAAAGCCGCGTTTTTCtacattccaaaaaattagtttggaaattctaaaattccaaaaaaatagTAAGATTCGTTATTCGCAACTTATTTGCTTCGAACTACTAATTTCGGGCGCTTCTATAAATTCCGCTAAAAGGTGTAAGTATTATCCACCGGGGATAATCGCGAACGCGAGTAAAGTTTCGGGAGTGCAATTGTGATCAGTGCGCGCGAGTGTAAAAGGTGAATCGCGAGATGGAACACGACGATCTGACGGTGCAAGGCGGGCGTATGACGAGCCAGCGAGAGGGCCATGAAACACCCTCGATTGACCGGCCGGCAGAGCACGACAACGTAGTCGCGGTGAATACGACGCCATCGTGTTCAGCTCAAGTACCCGTGGCCGTCGAAGGATCGCCCCAGAGCGAAGGGAGGCTAAGCCACCGAGGCGAGCAAACTATGCAAACCCCGTGGGGATATTTTCCGGTAAGATACACGAACGTCGGTACGCCGAACGTGACACCGCAGATAGCCCGGCCGCTCCCTAACCAGAAATCGACAAGCACACAAAACGATCATACGCAACCGGACTTCGCGGGAGGCGTCAATGATGGCGCATCCAACTCAGCGATGGCGAACACTCATCGGACAGTGACCCCTGGCTGGTTAATGACCTCCGAGCAGGAACTACGAAGGAAGCAGCTTGAGCTTGATCGTTCTAAAATCGAAGTGCAACAACGTTTAGTGGAACTCCGCGAGCGTGAGCTGGAGTTATTAAAAATAGGTCGAGTAGATACGCGCGAACCACGTACCGAATTGGAAAAGGCGAGTGCATGGCTGCTGAACAAAGAAAATGGTGTTTCTATTGACGCTGCGGAAAGGCCCATCGGAACCTTCGAAAAGGTCCAACGCTCTCGATATGCGGATAACCCGACCACAGCCACACGAAACCCAGCAACGTTATACGAAGCAACTACGCCATGTGATCCGGATTTCCGGGAGTGGCAACGCGCGCTCGATGAACTTCTGTCGCGAGATCCTCGCAACAGGCACAAGACGACGCACGGAAACGGTAACAACTTTGGACACAGCACTTTGGCACAACCATTCGGACACGAGTATCAACACGGCACAtcggcacaaacacacgctcaATTTTACGGACACAGCACCTCTTCACCACCCCGCGTACAAGATCGCGGATACAACACTTTCGCACAGCCTCACGGACCCGTTCACCAGGCTAGCGCATTTACACATCCACACACGATCGCACCTGGAACTCACCCGTACAACCCGTTGACTGATGGACATGCAGGAACGTTCGGATATTCCGGATACACATTCTTGAGCCAATCCCAAATTGCCGCACGAAAGGCCAGCGGAAGAGAGTTGCCTACCTTCTCAGGATCGGCAGAACAGTGGCCACTCTTTATTGCAAGCTACGAGCACTCTACGGCGGTCTGCGGTTATTCCGACGATGAAAACCTGATGAGGTTGCAGAAAGCGTTGAAAGGAGCTGCATTGGAAGCGGTGAgttcgttgctgttgctgccatCGGGATTGAAGGACGCTATAGCCACACTCAAGCTGCGCTTCGGTAGACCAGATGTGATTGTGGACGCGTTGATAGAGAAAGTGAGGAGCATGCCAGCACCAAGAGCCGATAGACTGGAGACTTTGGCCGACTTTGGATTCGCGGTACGAAACATGTGTGCGACCATCAGGGCGTCTGGGCTGCCCGAATACACATGCAACGTAGTCCTGATGAAGGAGCTGGTATCGAAACTGCCGCCGACGACCTGCATCGAGTGGGCGAGACATCAACAGCGGTTACCCAGCGTAACGTTGACGGAGTTCGGGAGTTGGATCAGCGACCTGGCAGAGGCTCTTAGTAGAGTGGTTCCCGTAAGATCTGACGGACCGTCAGACACAGACCGCCGGCGCAGTGGGAAACCTTCACGACCAGAGCAGCGTCATCCGACCACCACGCACATGAACATGCACGCTACAGCCCCGAGCGGTAAGTACGCTCCTCCTACACCTAAATGTTCCGCATGCCAGGGAGAGTGTGCAAGCCTAGTTGATTGTCAACGTTTCCTCGAGATGACGGTAGCTGCAAGAAAGGAACACGTAAGTGAATGTAAACTGTgccgaaaatgtttaaaatgtcATAAGGGTTGGTGCCATCTTAAAACGCTCTGTGGTTTGAACGGCTGCGAGGCGATGCATCACAAGCTGCTTCATGGGGCCTTGAGTACCAGTAACGCGCCGGAGAAGCACTGTTTAACGCACTCCGGCTCAAATGATCGCACCTTGTTCCGGTATGTCCCGGTAATGATACGTGGTAAAGACGGCAGAGTGGTTCACACATTCGCGTTTCTCGACGAAGGATCATCGTCGACCTTTATGGACCACAGTCTGATGGAAGAGTTGGGTTTGAGTGGTATGTCCCGGCCGTTGTGTCTCAAGTGGACAGGAGATACAACCAAAGATGAAAAGGCCTCCGTCCAATTAGCGGTGCAGATCTCTGGTGCGTACAAAGGGGCTCCCGTACacgacttggctaaggtgcacACCGTTGCCAATCTAGCGTTACCCTCACAGTCGATTGATATGCAACAATTGGAAGCAGCGTACCCACACCTGAAACGTCTGCAGCTAACTTCTTACGCAAATGCTGTACCTCGACTTCTAATTGGTGTAGACAACTGTAGATTGGGAAAATCTCTAAAATGTATAGAAGGAAGGATGAACGAACCAATTGCATCAAAAACGCGCCTGGGCTGGATTATATACGGACCGTGTCCAATTGCAACCGCTAACGTGACTGGAGGTCACAGAAACTTTCATATTTGCAGATGCGAGGGAAACAACGATGATCTGCTGACGGCTGAGGTCAAGGCATATCCCTCTCTGGATTCGCTCGGTATCACTAAACTTCCGCGTCAACTCAAATCCAAGCACGATGAACAGGCGTTGCCGATACGTAGCGAGGAAACGAAGCTGCAGGGTGACAGGTTCGAAACAGGACAACGTTGGAAATACGACGACAACCGCTTGCCGTGTAACCAAACTGCCGCCTTGAAACGCCACGTGATCCCGAAGTTGACAAAAACACCGGATCTAACACCAAGTCGCTGGTTCAACGAGCCGAGTTTCCTATGGGACCCAGAGTCGAACTGGCCGATGTATGAAGCACCTACTACGAGCACCGCCGAGGAACTATGTCCCAACGTGCTACATCACAGTATCGCTGATCGGCTAAAAGATTTTAACCGCTTTTCCAGGTGGAAAAGGCTTCTGCGAGCAGTAGGATATGTGGTAAGATTCATTGCTAACGTCCGTCGTGCCATGCGGAGACACATCTTTTTAGGAGGACCACTAACGCAGAAGGAACGGGCGCAAGCTGAGTGTATTCTGTTTAGCAGAATACAAGCAGATGTTTATGCACGCGAGCTATGTTGCCTGAAAAGGGAGCCAGCCCGGTCGCGGCCATGGAAGAGCAGACCGCGTTACAAATTTTCGCCGGTAGCACACGAAGTAGTGAGGATGCGAGGACGACTATCCGGTAGCTTGAACGTCAGCGAAACACTCCGCCAAAGGGGAGTTATATTTACCTGTCGGACGTCCCGAGCGATGCACCTGGAGATGGCTCATTTACTGATCACGGCTTCCTGTATCATGGCGATTCGACGTTTTGTTCGAGGTGGAAAACCCTGGGAGATGATTTCGAATTTCGTCGGTTCGGCACGGGAACTGGATGAGGCACTTCAAGCTGTTGATGTCGACGCGCTGATGGCTGAATTTGCTGGCACGGATATGAAGTGGAGCTTCAACCCGCCGGCTGCCCCACACTTCGGCGGATGCTGGGAGCGGTTGGTCCGCTCTGTAAAGAAGGTTCTAGGTCAGTTCAATTTACCACGGAACCCGACGGATGAAGTCCTGATGTCCGCGTTCACCGAAATCGAGGTCGACATCAATTCGAGACTACTGACATACGTACCATCGAAGCCGCCCGTCGTATTTACCGAAGGTGGTGCCGTCGTGAAATCAGCTTGGCGAGCCGCTCAGCACTTCGCCGGCTTATTCTGGAAGAGGTGGATAGCCGAATATCTTTCTAGGTTGACCCGTCGATCGAAGTGGTTCGAAAACGTGCGGCCAATCCAGCTGGGTGACACAGTAGTAGCAATCGATAACTGTTTACCGCGCAACAGTTGGCCAAAAGCTCGTGTGATCGCGGTATTTAGGGCCGAAGATGGTAAAGTGAGATAGGCGAGCGTTCGAACTACTAGCGGCATTTATAAACGTCCTGCAACGAAACTAGAGTTATTTAAATATCGACAGCAAAATACTTACCGGTGAGGAGAGAGATTAGTACGATAGCAAGCGCGTGCGAAAATTGACAACGAAAACACTAATGACAGCGACAGGAAGTTGAGTGAGATATAAAGATCGGTTTTCTCACTGCAGGGGGcaatgttgtaaacaaacggtatTTACACCGACCGCCGCTGTCACTACGGTTTCTAATGTCGACATAAATGTGTAGATCTTGTCATTCGATCAAAACGGTTAGAACTGTGGTGAGTTTAGGTTTGCGaaaacttataaaatgggcggaatcacaaacaacgaacctctttttgtagaaaatcggCAAGGAATAAAGcaactaattttttgtttcgcaataGCGTTCCTAAAGAAAGTCTGAAAAAGCCGCGTTTTTCTACATAACTTATAATACATATACCTGTTTGAAGCGAATAGTTTCGATGATTTTAGCTATATTTCTTAGATAAAACAATGGCTAATCGATGGCCAGTTGGTAAGTACCAGTGTTAGTGAAGAGAAATACTTTAAATAGAGGTaacatattaaataaaaaatgtacataccacatctctctctcttcttggcttttaacgccggccatttctggcttactagacttatttttaccacgtagccggatagt
Proteins encoded in this window:
- the LOC125765275 gene encoding uncharacterized protein LOC125765275 isoform X1 produces the protein MMPARSCSMVLVVVVALIAGAASGASIASNLVEEERPRIATSEELLSSIVNECFDGASVMGCLKGKVLLYLDGMLGLRQEEARAFDDGNVDEVIFDRVGRVLATHEIRVQLPEDTVVSYRADKGLDIDVLPAGLATEAARGHLLKKKLLLPVLLLLKLKMKALMPIFLGLIGLKAMKALMLSKLAITLVLGFLIAQLVKKSGLGMPMSMMPMMPPAPAAEYGAPVPASSTPASSYEPSSWESSSGPYSRLWEPSTSGSSHSLAYSSYYPSSSGSSSYTAYNAGSSSSSSVGSGSSSSSSSPSSGSSSSPSSSSNAAHAY
- the LOC125765275 gene encoding uncharacterized protein LOC125765275 isoform X2, whose amino-acid sequence is MMPARSCSMVLVVVVALIAGAASGASIASNLVEEERPRIATSEELLSSIVNECFDGASVMGCLKGKVLLYLDGMLGLRQEEARAFDDGNVDEVIFDRVGRVLATHEIRVQLPEDTVVSYRADKGLDIDVLPAGLATVLLLLKLKMKALMPIFLGLIGLKAMKALMLSKLAITLVLGFLIAQLVKKSGLGMPMSMMPMMPPAPAAEYGAPVPASSTPASSYEPSSWESSSGPYSRLWEPSTSGSSHSLAYSSYYPSSSGSSSYTAYNAGSSSSSSVGSGSSSSSSSPSSGSSSSPSSSSNAAHAY
- the LOC125766085 gene encoding uncharacterized protein LOC125766085, translating into MEHDDLTVQGGRMTSQREGHETPSIDRPAEHDNVVAVNTTPSCSAQVPVAVEGSPQSEGRLSHRGEQTMQTPWGYFPVRYTNVGTPNVTPQIARPLPNQKSTSTQNDHTQPDFAGGVNDGASNSAMANTHRTVTPGWLMTSEQELRRKQLELDRSKIEVQQRLVELRERELELLKIGRVDTREPRTELEKASAWLLNKENGVSIDAAERPIGTFEKVQRSRYADNPTTATRNPATLYEATTPCDPDFREWQRALDELLSRDPRNRHKTTHGNGNNFGHSTLAQPFGHEYQHGTSAQTHAQFYGHSTSSPPRVQDRGYNTFAQPHGPVHQASAFTHPHTIAPGTHPYNPLTDGHAGTFGYSGYTFLSQSQIAARKASGRELPTFSGSAEQWPLFIASYEHSTAVCGYSDDENLMRLQKALKGAALEAVSSLLLLPSGLKDAIATLKLRFGRPDVIVDALIEKVRSMPAPRADRLETLADFGFAVRNMCATIRASGLPEYTCNVVLMKELVSKLPPTTCIEWARHQQRLPSVTLTEFGSWISDLAEALSRVVPVRSDGPSDTDRRRSGKPSRPEQRHPTTTHMNMHATAPSGKYAPPTPKCSACQGECASLVDCQRFLEMTVAARKEHVSECKLCRKCLKCHKGWCHLKTLCGLNGCEAMHHKLLHGALSTSNAPEKHCLTHSGSNDRTLFRYVPVMIRGKDGRVVHTFAFLDEGSSSTFMDHSLMEELGLSGMSRPLCLKWTGDTTKDEKASVQLAVQISGAYKGAPVHDLAKVHTVANLALPSQSIDMQQLEAAYPHLKRLQLTSYANAVPRLLIGVDNCRLGKSLKCIEGRMNEPIASKTRLGWIIYGPCPIATANVTGGHRNFHICRCEGNNDDLLTAEVKAYPSLDSLGITKLPRQLKSKHDEQALPIRSEETKLQGDRFETGQRWKYDDNRLPCNQTAALKRHVIPKLTKTPDLTPSRWFNEPSFLWDPESNWPMWKRLLRAVGYVVRFIANVRRAMRRHIFLGGPLTQKERAQAECILFSRIQADVYARELCCLKREPARSRPWKSRPRYKFSPVAHEVVRMRGRLSGSLNVSETLRQRGVIFTCRTSRAMHLEMAHLLITASCIMAIRRFVRGGKPWEMISNFVGSARELDEALQAVDVDALMAEFAGTDMKWSFNPPAAPHFGGCWERLVRSVKKVLGQFNLPRNPTDEVLMSAFTEIEVDINSRLLTYVPSKPPVVFTEGGAVVKSAWRAAQHFAGLFWKRWIAEYLSRLTRRSKWFENVRPIQLGDTVVAIDNCLPRNSWPKARVIAVFRAEDGKVR